Proteins from a genomic interval of Lolium perenne isolate Kyuss_39 chromosome 1, Kyuss_2.0, whole genome shotgun sequence:
- the LOC127317053 gene encoding uncharacterized protein: MAFKYCNSSQISFALCSRNSSTVPAALYISPNPTTATKTFLQQSGVAFLRPSQPHRQTVLMATEPLQCKILVLRVPIHCEGCKKKVKRVLQSVDGVYRCDIDARSNKVTVAVTGSVGGDALVKRLRRSGKNAEEWPEPQQQQPADSTQRSQTPEETKKQATEPDKPGGSGTAEKPASGDAEANSAEQSNPKASSEATAGVTATLAQDGTESTSADADGAVEHATKEATAEQCSDAKRNRKQQPEEVEKPVDTMVVLTAASAQSSDACNLPPPLEQPSVHVLSYSMARPTVSAASYYAAAPAARAPPPQELPYTYPPCCYYPQPSPYHGSWAPQTGAASPAYDSYSDLFSDDNANSCIVM; the protein is encoded by the exons CAGCAGAAACAGCAGTACAGTGCCAGCCGCGCTATATATCTCGCCCAACCCAACCACAGCAACCAAAACCTTCCTCCAACAATCCGGTGTCGCCTTCCTTCGTCCGTCTCAACCTCACCGTCAGACCGTCCTCATGGCAACAGAGCCTCTGCAATGCAAG ATCCTGGTGCTCCGGGTGCCCATCCACTGCGAGGGATGCAAGAAGAAGGTGAAGAGAGTGCTGCAGAGCGTCGATG GCGTGTACAGATGCGACATCGACGCCCGGAGCAACAAGGTGACGGTCGCCGTCACGGGGAGTGTCGGTGGCGACGCTCTGGTGAAGAGGCTGCGCAGGTCCGGCAAGAACGCCGAGGAGTGGCCCGAGCCGCAGCAGCAGCAACCGGCCGACAGTACCCAGAGGTCCCAGACCCCCGAAGAAACCAAGAAGCAAGCCACTGAACCGGACAAGCCCGGTGGCAGTGGCACCGCCGAGAAGCCGGCGTCCGGGGACGCGGAGGCAAACTCTGCAGAGCAGAGCAACCCCAAGGCCTCCTCTGAAGCAACCGCCGGCGTGACCGCGACGCTGGCTCAAGACGGCACGGAGAGCACCAGTGCTGATGCCGACGGCGCTGTCGAGCATGCCACCAAGGAGGCCACGGCGGAGCAATGCAGCGATGCAAAGAGGAACCGGAAGCAGCAGCCGGAGGAGGTTGAGAAACCAGTCGATACCATGGTGGTGCTGACGGCAGCGTCGGCCCAAAGCAGCGATGCCTGCAACTTGCCACCGCCCCTGGAGCAGCCGTCGGTACACGTCCTCAGCTACAGCATGGCGCGGCCGACCGTGAGCGCGGCATCGTACTACGCCGCCGCGCCAGCCGCGAGAGCCCCACCGCCGCAGGAGCTCCCGTACACGTACCCGCCGTGCTGCTACTACCCGCAGCCGTCGCCTTACCACGGAAGCTGGGCGCCGCAGACGGGCGCGGCTTCGCCGGCGTACGACTCCTACAGCGATCTTTTCAGCGACGACAATGCCAACTCCTGCATCGTGATGTGA